From a region of the Phaeodactylum tricornutum CCAP 1055/1 chromosome 4, whole genome shotgun sequence genome:
- a CDS encoding predicted protein: MQSHVNAFSFSASGLNTYGFLNQETDDPKPKRALSAYNIFFKHEREEILKATPTRAEGKPRRSHGKIGFADLARTIAGRWKTVDVESKAKFIRLASQDKERHAKEMKEWKEKRQKILIPPATSLASNATDCFFPRNSFSKMDLHRQEQISIRNLLCNIPRKGENMTTTAMSSHQLQRAIPQSLQSGAFRTGRSRNVQILYSEEADDIEPLPIDSHVFKSEFESHEQSYSTQDSNSYWSLEQDDQQYSSYEDEDLWIRTNPTHSIQSATAYMPHQISRWNEQFPLEQNGLRHENTYWIGAYILESARFRLSSMKYCPVTYFRFISVKHYRKSTMSSPPNSKHLQTAHYQGIVRENETMSDVAQCRNEAHKELSRLIRPSSAYNIFFRQERLHILQQAHLSSDEKTPKISQEKIGFAELSRTIAARWKQATPEVRQKFDELADAEKERNHVVVLEWEQLKMNKKNPQEVFTSEKPRPKPDQLTNAEDSKFLEDIRKAIAQNTKLLVAMRSAVCCNTRILKFAEWRGFRTKGQRFLSTNEIHCKGGKLQASRELLGPPRASSRYGVSPNVFDDAYSFPQRNLSSAPLNHQPVTFSSLPSECLGPNTMTSYNEPYPGSHAACFEPVYRDYVNNTCFPQRPLCLPSRSQQNTPTTNHTKRGSDA, translated from the exons ATGCAATCGCATGTGAACGCTTTTTCGTTCTCTGCATCGGGCCTTAACACCTACGGTTTCCTGAACCAGGAGACGGACGATCCAAAGCCCAAGAGGGCTCTTTCGGCATACAACATCTTTTTCAAGCATGAGCGTGAAGAAATCTTGAAGGCCACGCCTACTCGGGCCGAGGGGAAACCTCGGAGGTCCCATGGAAAGATCGGATTTGCTGACCTTGCGAGAACGATCGCTGGTCGCTGGAAGACGGTAGATGTGGAATCAAAGGCCAAATTTATCAGACTGGCCTCGCAGGACAAAGAACGCCAcgccaaggaaatgaaagaGTGGAAAGagaaacgacaaaaaatcCTTATTCCTCCCGCAACTTCTCTCGCCTCTAATGCGACCGATTGCTTTTTTCCGAGAAACTCCTTTTCCAAGATGGATCTGCACCGTCAGGAGCAGATTTCAATCAGAAATCTGCTCTGTAACATTCCAAGGAAAGGTGAGAACATGACAACGACAGCGATGTCGTCCCATCAACTCCAACGGGCCATCCCTCAAAGTTTGCAGTCAGGAGCGTTTCGCACTGGTCGGAGTCGGAATGTACAAATCCTTTATTCAGAAGAAGCAGATGACATCGAACCATTACCCATTGATTCACACGTGTTCAAAAGCGAATTTGAAAGTCATGAACAGAGCTACAGCACTCAAGATAGCAATTCTTACTGGTCACTTGAGCAAGATGATCAGCAATATTCGAGCTATGAGGACGAAGACTTGTGGATTCGTACAAACCCCACTCACTCTATTCAAAGTGCGACAGCCTACATGCCTCATCAGATTTCTCGGTGGAATGAACAGTTCCCTTTAGAACAAAATGGTTTGCGTCATGAAAATACGTACTGGATAGGGGCGTACATATTAGAAAGCGCTCGATTTCGTTTGTCAAGCATGAAATATTGCCCCGTCACGTATTTTCGTTTCATCAGCGTAAAACAT TATAGGAAGTCTACCATGAGCTCCCCTCCAAACAGCAAGCATCTGCAAACGGCTCACTACCAAGGTATCGTCCGAGAAAATGAAACAATGAGCGATGTTGCTCAATGTAGAAATGAAGCCCACAAGGAGCTTTCCAGGCTAATTCGTCCATCGTCTGCgtacaatattttctttcgcCAGGAACGCCTCCATATTCTGCAGCAAGCCCACTTGTCGTCCGATGAGAAAACGCCAAAGATATCCCAGGAGAAAATAGGTTTTGCCGAACTCTCCCGTACTATAGCTGCACGGTGGAAGCAAGCGACGCCCGAGGTCAGGCAAAAATTTGATGAACTTGCGGATGCGGAAAAAGAACGCAATCATGTGGTCGTGCTCGAATGGGAACAACTcaaaatgaacaaaaagaatccTCAGGAAGTGTTCACATCGGAAAAGCCTAGGCCCAAGCCAGACCAGCTGACAAATGCCGAGGACAGCAAATTTCTTGAGGACATACGCAAAGCAATTGCTCAAAATACAAAGTTGTTGGTTGCTATGAGGTCGGCCGTATGCTGTAACACCAGGATTCTGAAGTTTGCTGAATGGCGAGGCTTCCGCACAAAGGGACAAAGATTTCTTTCAACGAATGAAATACATTGCAAAGGGGGAAAGCTACAGGCGTCCCGTGAATTGTTGGGACCACCTCGAGCGAGTTCGCGTTATGGAGTATCACCGAACGTATTTGACGATGCATACAGCTTTCCCCAACGCAATCTATCTAGTGCTCCGCTGAACCACCAACCCGTGACCTTCTCGTCTTTGCCAAGTGAGTGCTTGGGGCCCAACACCATGACTTCGTACAACGAGCCGTATCCGGGCAGCCACGCGGCATGTTTTGAGCCTGTGTACCGGGATTACGTCAACAACACTTGTTTTCCGCAGCGACCACTCTGCTTGCCATCACGAAGCCAGCAGAATACTCCTACAACAAATCATACCAAGCGGGGCTCTGACGCGTGA
- a CDS encoding predicted protein, translating to MRVFRLALDRCHIVFYPLRGVDGARWDRNIVSAGSHLLLLSCGSAVVSNNSLLSFATDMVTVSADDLLHEVTTGGSSSDVKHKQPIDGRDQHVWLFEPPASQGVLTQDGLTQIVFHKYHAGTYTMLDNFLNPYWTYLTECLPMNMAPNLVTALGGMHCVVAYFITWIYLPSFDTLAPNWLLLLNGYCTIAYYTFDCMDGKQARRTGSSSPLGQLFDHGMDCFCLLAHLSTAHTWAMGGNTPWFWASQAALQFSFFVAQWEEYYTGILPHANGQFGVTEVNYGQALLSVINAFVDRKVVYTAASLAAIGTAWPAMMTYLIFASIFRVCSVIGNTKGRFSALSKLTSPLIVSIVPFYIPSVAREREVRFIHLTIGLALCLVTIKIIVFSMAKQSYAVIQGDILPCLLAAAWVRHDVRLTEAGSHLLWQVLSVWYFCRMLYWTNSFIQQVCERLDINLFTIKLTKKKD from the coding sequence CGATGTCACATCGTCTTCTATCCCCTTCGAGGAGTCGATGGAGCGCGATGGGATCGGAATATAGTATCGGCTGGTAGTCATTTACTGCTACTTAGTTGTGGGTCGGCCGTCGTAAGCAACAATTCTCTTCTATCCTTTGCTACGGACATGGTAACTGTTTCAGCCGACGACTTGCTTCACGAGGTGACGACCGGTGGATCGTCGTCAGACGTAAAGCACAAACAGCCCATCGATGGCAGGGACCAGCACGTGTGGCTTTTCGAGCCGCCGGCGTCCCAAGGCGTTTTAACTCAGGACGGTCTTACGCAGATTGTCTTTCATAAGTATCATGCTGGTACATATACAATGTTGGATAACTTCCTGAATCCATACTGGACCTATTTGACGGAATGTTTGCCGATGAACATGGCTCCAAATCTTGTAACAGCTCTAGGTGGTATGCACTGCGTTGTGGCCTACTTTATTACTTGGATATATCTGCCCTCTTTTGACACACTGGCACCAAACTGGCTGCTTCTTCTCAACGGCTATTGTACGATAGCATACTACACCTTTGATTGTATGGATGGAAAGCAGGCTCGGCGCACAGGATCGAGTTCTCCGCTAGGTCAGCTTTTCGACCATGGCATGGACTGTTTTTGCCTTCTAGCGCACCTATCGACTGCCCATACGTGGGCCATGGGTGGAAACACACCGTGGTTTTGGGCTTCACAAGCAGCTCTGCagttttccttttttgtcgCGCAGTGGGAAGAGTACTACACCGGTATTTTGCCACATGCTAATGGACAATTTGGTGTCACGGAAGTGAATTATGGGCAGGCCTTGCTGAGCGTCATCAACGCCTTTGTTGACCGCAAGGTGGTGTATACGGCTGCTTCTTTGGCAGCCATTGGCACGGCGTGGCCTGCTATGATGACCTACTTGATATTCGCATCAATATTCCGAGTGTGTTCGGTTATTGGAAATACAAAAGGGCGTTTTTCGGCGCTTTCCAAGCTGACTTCTCCCCTGATAGTGTCGATCGTTCCGTTCTACATTCCGTCGGTTGCGCGCGAACGCGAAGTGCGCTTTATTCATTTGACGATCGGTTTGGCGCTCTGTCTCGTGACTATCAAAATTATCGTTTTTAGCATGGCCAAGCAATCGTACGCGGTTATTCAGGGAGATATTTTACCCTGCTTGTTGGCGGCTGCCTGGGTGCGACATGATGTCCGTCTAACAGAAGCTGGTTCTCATCTTTTGTGGCAAGTGCTGTCTGTATGGTACTTTTGTCGAATGCTATACTGGACCAATTCGTTCATTCAACAGGTTTGTGAACGTCTCGACATAAACCTTTTTACAATCAAACtgacaaaaaagaaggattAA